A single genomic interval of Megalobrama amblycephala isolate DHTTF-2021 linkage group LG15, ASM1881202v1, whole genome shotgun sequence harbors:
- the LOC125246622 gene encoding histone H2B, with the protein MPEPAKSAPKKGSKKAVTKTAGKGGKKRKRSRKESYAIYVYKVLKQVHPDTGISSKAMGIMNSFVNDIFERIAGESSRLAHYNKRSTITSREIQTAVRLLLPGELAKHAVSEGTKAVTKYTSSK; encoded by the coding sequence ATGCCTGAACCAGCAAAGTCCGCGCCTAAGAAGGGCTCCAAGAAGGCCGTCACGAAGACCGCCGGTAAGGGAGGAAAGAAGCGCAAGAGGTCCAGGAAGGAGAGCTACGCTATCTACGTCTACAAAGTCCTGAAGCAGGTTCATCCTGACACCGGCATCTCTTCCAAGGCGATGGGCATCATGAACTCTTTCGTCAACGACATCTTCGAGCGCATCGCCGGTGAGTCGTCTCGTCTCGCTCACTACAACAAGCGCTCCACCATCACTTCTAGAGAGATCCAGACCGCCGTGCGTCTGCTGCTGCCCGGAGAGCTGGCCAAACACGCCGTGTCCGAGGGCACCAAGGCCGTCACCAAGTACACCAGCTCCAAGTAG